CCCCGGCGCTCGCACAGACACGTCGCCGACGGGCTCAGCCAGGATAAAGTCCCGGTCACTCCTCCTGGCAGGAAGTGACCAGCAAGTCCTCTAGATGAGGCCTGGGTCCGGGACGAGGACAGATGCCCGGTCAGACCCTTCGATCACTGCTCAGGCAGCGAGAGCGAAGTCGTTGCGATTAGAGTTGGCAACTGTGTTTTCCAGCGATCGTTTACGAGATGACGCTGGCTTCTCGACCCGCTTCTCCTGGAACTAACGTCCCAAGTCGAAACCGATCAGCCCCTTTTGAGTTGTGTTGGTCAGTCTACGTGCTCAACGCCGAGAAGCCGACACGCATTCCTCCTCGAGGGTCTCCAGCAGCCTCGTCTGCGGCTCGCCGGCGAGCGCGGGTGAGCTCTCGGGGACTGCCCAGACACGCTCCCTGAGGAAGCCGAGAAAGCGCGTCGCGGGTTCGATGGCGTCGAAGTCCAGGTCGATGACGACGTAGTGCTCGTCGTCGACCGGTCGATGGATCCGATGAGCGTGTACGCCGGCCTCGCGGCGCAGATCGGCGAACCGGTCGAAGGCACCCTTCCAGGTGTCGTAGTCGGTGATCGGGTGCTCGATGTGGAGGGTGGTCATGACGCGACGCTAGGACGGCGTCCCGACCGTTCCCATCCCACGGATGTGGGGTCTAGCGTCGGGCCATGACGCGGCCTGATCCGCGCCGGGCGGAGGATGTCGTCCGACGCCTCTGTGACTCGGCGGACGACGCCACCGCGTTGCGGGTGCGCGTCGTCGAGGCGCTGCGCCCGGTGCTCGGCTTCCGCTGGTACGCGTGGGTGCTGACCGACCCCGTCACGACCGTTGGCTCCGCGCCGTACGCCGATGTGCCGAAGCTCGACGGCCTGCCGGGCCTCGTCCGCGCGAAGTACCTCACGCCGGAGCACCGCTGGACGAGCCTGGATGCGCCGGTCCGACTCAGCGCCCTCCCGCAAGACGCGGCCGCGGGATGGCGCACCGCCCTCGCGCCGTACGCCGCGGACGTCGCGTCCGTCGTACACAGTGACCGGCACGGCACCTGGGCCTTCCTCGACCTCTGGCGAGAGGAAGGGAGCTTCGACGACGGCCACCTGGACCTGCTGGAACGGACCCGGGCCCCCTTGGCGAAGGCGCTGCGGCGGTGCCAGGCCAGGACCTTCTCGGAGTTGTCGGCTCCACCCGGTCCTCGCGACGGACCGGGTGTGCTCCTCGTCGACGAAGACCTGCACGTCATCGGCGACACGCAGACGGCCGAGCGCTGGCTGAGCACCCTGCTGCCGCCGTCAGCGGACCGGGCACCTGTGCCGGCGGTGATCCTGAACGTCGCGGCCCAGCTGCTCGCGACCGAGCGGGGCGTCGACGACCATCCGGCCCGGGCCCGTGTCCACCTCGCACACGGCCGGTGGATCACCGCGTGGGCCGCGCGCCTGCACGCCACCGACGGGTCGGCTCCGATCGCCGTGACCATGGAGGAGACCGCACCGCTGGACCGGCTGGAGGTCTTCACCCGCGCGTGTGGGCTTTCCCCTCGGGAGACGACGCTCGTCGGACTGCTGGCCGCCGGACTCGACACGCGCGCGGTCGCCGACCGGATGGGCGTCTCGCCGCACACGGTGCAGGACCACCTGAAGTCCGTCTTCGACCGCACCGGGAGCCGAAGCCGTCGGGAGCTGCTGTCCCGGGCGCTCGGTGTCAGCTCTCCCTAGGCCCGTGGCAGGAGCCGCGACGCGTTGTGCCAGAGCACTCCGCGCAGCCACTCCTCACCGAAGCCCAGCGCCTCCAGCCCGTCGGTCTGGGTGACGTACGGGTAGGGGATGTTCGGGAAGTCGGAGCCGAGCAGCACCTTCTCCCCCAGGTCACGGAGCCGCGGCAGCAGGGCCTCAGGGAACGGCGCACCCACGTCGGCGAAGAAGTCGGTGAACACCATCGTCGTGTCGAGGTGCACGCGGGGATAGCGCTCGGCGAGGGCCAGGAACTCGGCGTACTCCGGCGCGCCGGCGTGGGCGATCACCAGGCACAGAGCGGGATGCCGCTCGAGGAGCGTGGCCACCGGCCCCGGACCTGTGTACGGCGTGGCGACAGGTCCGCTACCGGCGTGCAGCACCACCGGGGTGCCGGCATCGGCGATCAGCCCCCAGGCAGCGTCGAGCAGCGGGTCGGTGACGTCGATGGCGCCGACCTGCACGTGCACCTTCCAGACTTCGACGCCGGCATCCAGTCGCGCCTCGACATAGTCGGTGACCCCCGGCTCGGGGAAGAACGTCGAGCAGCGCAGGGCGCCCGGCGTGCGGGCCGCGAAGCCGAAGGCCCAATCGTTGAGGAACTCCGCCATCGCGGGCTTGTGCGCGTAGGGCAGCGCGGTGAAGTGCTTCACACCGAACGAGCGCAGCGTCTCGACGAGGGCCTCGTCGTCGTCGCGGTATTCGATTGGCCACGGCCGGCCGATGAGCGGCCCGGCCTCGTCGAACTGCGCGCGTACCTTGGCCATCACGCCCGGAGGCAGGAAGTGCGTGTGGATGTCGAAGATCCCCGGCAGCCCGAGCCGGTCGACGATCTCGAGAGTCATCAGTCCGGGATGCCCTTGAGCCGGCGCTGGACCGCCTGTTCCTTCTCGCGGTTGGCCTGCCGCTCGGCCAGCGAGTGCCGCTTGTCGTAGGACTTCTTGCCCTTGGCCAGCGCGATCTCGACCTTGGCGCGCCCGTCCTTGAAGTAGAGGTTGAGCGGGACCAGCGTGTAGCCCTGGTCGCTGAGCTTGCGCTCGATCTTGTGGATCTCGGCCTTGTTGAGGAGCAGCTTCCGCTTGCGGCGGGCGGTGTGGTTGGTCCACGTGCCCTGGGAGTACTCCGGGATGTGCACGCCGTGCAGCCACACCTCGCCGCCGTCGACCTCGGCGAAGCCGTCGACGAGCGACGCGCGGCCGGCCCGCAGCGACTTCACCTCGGTGCCGACCAGGACGAGCCCGGCCTCCCAGGTGTCCTCGATGTGGTAGTCGTGGCGCGCTTTCCTGTTCTGCGCGACCGACTTGGTCCCCTGCTCACGTGCCATGGGCCCATCCTCTCAGGAGGGGCAATCCGGTTTCGAGGAGGTCAGAGCCAGTTGGCCGGATCCACGGCCTTGCCGTTGGCCATCACCGTGAAGTGCAGGTGGCAGCCGGTCGACCAGCCGGTCGAGCCGACGTACCCGATGACCTCGCCGCGCTTGACCTGCTGGCCCTCGACGACGGTGTAGCGAGTGGCGTGGTTGTAGATCGTGGCCAGCCCGACGCCCGCGGCGGCGCCGTTGTCGATGATCATCCGGTTGCCGTAGACGCTGCTCGAGTAGGCCGAGATGACCTTGCCGTCGGCCGCGGCGTAGAGCGGCGAGCCGCACGCGGCGCCGAAGTCGGCGCCGTCGTGCAGGCCGTAGTAGCCGTAGATCGGGTGGATGCGGTAGCCGAAGGGCGAGGTGATGGGTCCCTCGGCCGGCGGGCTGAGGAAGCCGCCGCTGCTGGCCGGCGGGCCCGACTGGGCTTGGGCCCGTGCGGTGGCGCGGGCGCGGCGGAGAGCGGCGGCGGCCCGCTTGCGCAGGAGCTCAGCGATCTGCTCGCCCTCCTTCTTCGCCTCCGTGAGCGCCTTGGCGTCTGCGGCTCGGGCCGCGCTGGCCTCGTTCTCCGCCGTACGACGCTCGCCGACGAGCGCGGCGACGGACTGCTCGGCGGCTGCCGCGTCGGCTTCGAGCTGTTCCATCTCGGTGAGGTGCGCGGCGGCTTCGTCACGCTTGGCCGCCACGGCCTCCTTGGCGGCCTCGACCTGGTTCTCGCGGACGGCGAACAGCACCTTGGCGGCGTGGAGCTCCTGGTAGGCGCGGGTCTCGCGGCCGACGATCGCGTTGCGGGCCTCGTTGGAGCGGGTCAGGTCGGCGGGGGTCTGCGAGTCGAGCAGGGCCGCGAAGGCCAGCAGCTCGGGGTCACCCTGCTCGTAGATCGAGGAGATGGTCGAGGCCACGTGGTCCTGCTGGGTGTGCATGTCGGCGCGCCCGGTGTCGAGGTCCGCACTTGCCTGGGTCAGCGCGGCCTCGGCGTCGGTCAGCTCGATCTGCATCTCGGCGTCGCGCTGCTGGGCCACGGCCACCCTGCCCTGCGCGGTCGCCAGGGCGACCTCGGCGCCGGAGAGCTGGGTGCGGGCGTCCTCGAGCCGGGTCTGCGCCCTGGCCATCCGGCTGCTGGACTCGTCGAGGTCCTTCTTGGCGTGCTCGATGTCGCGCTCGACGGACTTCTGCTTGTCCTTGAGGTCGTCAGCACTCGCGAAGGGGGTAGCCAGCGCGCCGACTGCCAGGGTCGCCACGACAAGCGCAGCGGCCATGCGTCGACGAGCGGTACGGGGGAAGAGACGCACCGGTCTGCCTTTGTGTTCGGGGAAGTGAACACCGCGACCGTAACCGCTGCGGATCAGACTTTGAGGTATTTGCGCGTCAGTACGAGTG
This is a stretch of genomic DNA from Nocardioides sp. InS609-2. It encodes these proteins:
- a CDS encoding amidohydrolase family protein; protein product: MTLEIVDRLGLPGIFDIHTHFLPPGVMAKVRAQFDEAGPLIGRPWPIEYRDDDEALVETLRSFGVKHFTALPYAHKPAMAEFLNDWAFGFAARTPGALRCSTFFPEPGVTDYVEARLDAGVEVWKVHVQVGAIDVTDPLLDAAWGLIADAGTPVVLHAGSGPVATPYTGPGPVATLLERHPALCLVIAHAGAPEYAEFLALAERYPRVHLDTTMVFTDFFADVGAPFPEALLPRLRDLGEKVLLGSDFPNIPYPYVTQTDGLEALGFGEEWLRGVLWHNASRLLPRA
- a CDS encoding M23 family metallopeptidase, producing the protein MAAALVVATLAVGALATPFASADDLKDKQKSVERDIEHAKKDLDESSSRMARAQTRLEDARTQLSGAEVALATAQGRVAVAQQRDAEMQIELTDAEAALTQASADLDTGRADMHTQQDHVASTISSIYEQGDPELLAFAALLDSQTPADLTRSNEARNAIVGRETRAYQELHAAKVLFAVRENQVEAAKEAVAAKRDEAAAHLTEMEQLEADAAAAEQSVAALVGERRTAENEASAARAADAKALTEAKKEGEQIAELLRKRAAAALRRARATARAQAQSGPPASSGGFLSPPAEGPITSPFGYRIHPIYGYYGLHDGADFGAACGSPLYAAADGKVISAYSSSVYGNRMIIDNGAAAGVGLATIYNHATRYTVVEGQQVKRGEVIGYVGSTGWSTGCHLHFTVMANGKAVDPANWL
- a CDS encoding helix-turn-helix transcriptional regulator, giving the protein MTRPDPRRAEDVVRRLCDSADDATALRVRVVEALRPVLGFRWYAWVLTDPVTTVGSAPYADVPKLDGLPGLVRAKYLTPEHRWTSLDAPVRLSALPQDAAAGWRTALAPYAADVASVVHSDRHGTWAFLDLWREEGSFDDGHLDLLERTRAPLAKALRRCQARTFSELSAPPGPRDGPGVLLVDEDLHVIGDTQTAERWLSTLLPPSADRAPVPAVILNVAAQLLATERGVDDHPARARVHLAHGRWITAWAARLHATDGSAPIAVTMEETAPLDRLEVFTRACGLSPRETTLVGLLAAGLDTRAVADRMGVSPHTVQDHLKSVFDRTGSRSRRELLSRALGVSSP
- the smpB gene encoding SsrA-binding protein SmpB, which translates into the protein MAREQGTKSVAQNRKARHDYHIEDTWEAGLVLVGTEVKSLRAGRASLVDGFAEVDGGEVWLHGVHIPEYSQGTWTNHTARRKRKLLLNKAEIHKIERKLSDQGYTLVPLNLYFKDGRAKVEIALAKGKKSYDKRHSLAERQANREKEQAVQRRLKGIPD